In Oreochromis aureus strain Israel breed Guangdong linkage group 9, ZZ_aureus, whole genome shotgun sequence, the genomic window gtctgttccaggaagtacaccagatgtcccagagataagcgacagcgaaggcgggctgagaggaagcacctggcttcgactcgaagaagatgttctgttttaaactatgttaaaagtcattgtggttttggagtgacgtatgctttgtttaagtctgcctggtaacaggaagactgccaaccctataaaacctttgtctaattattgtaagtttagttcgacgctgaaatctgcacagcgttcggactcacacatgtgttcattaaaatgccgtctaagtGCACcaggctggatctgtggttatttttagattCCCCCTCAATATTTTTGAACCCTAACAGGTGTCAATTTCATTAATGTACCAgctgatcaaatccataattctttaggttttagaaAACAAGACTGAGAAACATCTCTGCGGGTTAGAGTTAGAATAGACAAAGACATGAGAAGCCAGGCAGGGAAAGATAAGGGAAAGGACTGCCTCCGTCAAAAGTGCCTTTGAGTGTGACAACTCGAATCTTAAAATCAATATGACACTTTacagggagccagtgtaaaTTTGCTAAAACTGGAGTTATGTGTTCATATATTCTAAGACCTGTTAAAAGACGTGCAGCAGCATAACTGCAAGCGATGGAGAGATGAGTGTTGGAGACCCAAATAGAGGGAATTGcacctattaacgttcgtttgaaacggttatcaacattaacagactgaactggacttaataacaggagttagagctgggcgatataagattttttcatatcgcaatatgtttttttcatttcaggcgataacgatatatatcacgatataagccaaataactatatttgtaagatttaaatgtgccgttgctcacaagtaaaatgtgaaataatcagcagcttgttttgatttaaatatttatttcccataataagttcaacagggtagatgtacttaaggaacatgaggcttcagtttcagataaataaaggcaaatattgcaaactacacaaaaggcagccgctaaagcgtttaagtttcaaaatagaacaaacaaaatggactactaaattgtcagttccacttagaaacaaaatattaattctaaaaataaatcttagtttgttttacagaagaacagacaaaattgactaacttttgtcaatatcaaataaactgagaactaaaaggaaattctcaatctctccttgttgtatagcttagctattACCTCAATTAGCTGCTTGAATTCTTCATTTTCAaccgtgtttattggtagcatgtctttagcaagacggtaggctatggcattcgttatgtcgctatgtctcttagcttttttgtcatatggtaagacgctGGAGAAAGCGGACTCAATTGACTGTAGCTTCTTCGCAGGGATTCTcctggttgttttcgatgacgaattagcgctttcagtctacggaacttctctggcctttcctttcgacaatctctccggcattcgaaccgtcatctgtgttctcttcggtaacctggtcacccaagctctcggttgatttttctctagcggGCAAACTCATTTTCTCCATTAACCGGGTGGCACGGCGGCtagctgcttcccaaacaaatacacatgtgcagcttggcacttgtgctgtacgtaacaagtcacgtgacatGACGCTgcagctgtgattggttcggctctgcgctacttaatttggattggctgttctgtttttttttttttaagacaggaagcgagagagatgaggtctatcgcaatagtttaatttttctatcgagaaaaagttatttcgcaatacatatcgttatcgttctatcgcccaggtCTAACAGGAgtccatataattttagtaaattattctggtgagtatcagctgcgctgggtatgtaaatcgggccatccagctgcAGTGCTGGTCCgacgccactcgtgccaaaaatccggacaaatgtcacttgatcaaggagcagatgtgcatcagatgagatcagctgactttgcgtgtgtgcgtgctgtgcacagcggtgtgtactgtgtgtgttaacaagaaaaacacatataagaaagtggtgctcaaaagcagggtagtgacaaaattgatgcgcattattgatatttgaagcatgtgtacctgcacatgcatgtttattaacacacgggtactgtggaatatattttttactcacctaaagtgctCGAGCTCTCGTCCACTCCCTGCAAAagaattagcagctgtgcggtgtctgtggcatcagtgctctcatcgcatgcgatggagtaaaaatcaaaagcacagctttatcagacagttgcagtttaaagttggctgacgagtcttcagtgcgtggcacaactgtatttctggacatgctgacattgttgaagtcctgcactttttccgggcacattatttcgatgactttaacgaggccgtgttttatgaggtctccatctgaaaaaggcttgccatgtcttacgatgagttgggcgacctcatagctgctattggagccttttcctggactatttgagcacgaaaaaaaaaagtgctgttgCTGACCCTGCAGGAGAGCTACCAgtgctcagcaccagtgtaggatgcataggcctgatgtttggtttcacaatgacgtcgtacattatactctttcataactgccacagtttcagtgcagatcaaacagacacacgtccccttgaattctttgaagaaatattcactctcccaccgtgtctgaaattttctgcactcactttctacctttcgcttctttggttttACCATGTTTAttaacttggggtaaatttcttttgtgattgtcctttttggtggagcaactgcagctccccctggtgttaaaactaagaagtgcaatacatttaagcaaaagttgaagtgcgagccatattctattctatttataaaattacttgcagCGGGCcggagtttggacacccctgacttACAGGAAACTCCACTGGCTGCATGATTATTAGCATTATATAATGTGtgaaattaattattaaaaataaaaagtaacgAGTCGAATATTGCCAAATGTAGCGGAGTAAAAgtactgtttcttcttcacaaaTGTACTCAAGTACAAGTAAAAAGTATGGCGCTTTAAAGGTATTTAAAAAGTACTTTTGGTTTTTTCAAAAACTTTCTCAAATAAATGTAACAGAGTAAATGTAActcgttactacccacctctgtCGGTATCACCACACAAAATATCACACTATTTCAATGTGTCTATATATTCTTACATCCTAGTTATGAGGAATTTTTCTGCTACTTGTTAAATCTGTGCCATTAAGACTTCAGATGGTTCAGACAatggcaattttatttatttcacacatttcaTTAAATCTAAACTACATATGCTAAACACAGAAGATGATGACATAAAACCTGTTGAAGTTTACAACACTTTAAGGcagtgaaaacagcaaaaagaacTAAACTAAACGTAACAACACCACcaatgaaaaaacattttcattggtGGTGttgtatacattttttaaatgtatacaaAGATGTAACTGATCTCAAGTCAGCagtgtgagagcaaagtgctctaatggggtgatatggtactataaggttaTTAAGATAAacggggcctgattattcaagaccttgtatgtgaggagcaggattttgaattcaattctggatttaacaggaagccaatgaagggaagccaatgtttttaagctgagcTTAAAAGCTTATTAAGCTTATTAACTATTTACAGCTTGAAAGCCTGTGATACATAACCAATTAATAGATCAGTCAGACATTTCTTTAATTATACTACTTctactactattattattactactactaaaTACTACtgtagaaagaaaacaagacaaattGAGAGAAACCTGATGTATAACAGATGAGGGATTTCAGCAGAAATTACAGCAGCTTTCACGTCAAACTCCTGAAAACGTAACAGAACTgtctgtctcttcagattcgTTATGATGATAGGAATGATTTCAGCCATTGTCatgatcacgctgatgtttgtgcagagcagataatgaagtgaatgtttttgcacattggtaacagtgaaacagtttatttacagcgtgggatcgtttgtgtgtggagtatgaactgagattcttgaagctcttgtcacactggtcacagctgaagttCCCTTCaatgtgtgtacgttcatgatTGTTACGACTCCCTGAATACGAGAAGCttctgtcacagtgtctgcacttgtatggtttctcaCGTGTGTGCACTACCTTATGCTTTTTAAGGTCACCTGCAGTGGTGAAAGATGACCCACACAGGTCACAGAcgtgctttttaaccccactgtggAAGAGCTCATGATTTTTTAATTCACTTATAGTGGGGAAGCCtttcccacattctttgcagtagttcattttgtctccagtgtgtctacgttgatgtaCTTTTAGGTTCTCTTGATGcttgaaagtttttccacaaaggtcacagcGAAAcactttcccaccaccacagtgacgacagggttgagagctggatccatctgtgtcgctctgcttctaaacacagacacaaagacagtgtaagtcagggaataccttcaacatttttatcctgaactTCGCCaaaaataaagagcatctctgccaacatccacattttattttttacattataaCACTCAGCTTACTGGGCGAAAACGACTCCTCATTTGTAGGTAATCTACTTAATGGGAAGATTGGTGGTTAAACCCCTGGATGCTCTACTCTGCATTCCAAAAGATGCTAACCCCAagctgctctctgatgcatccactgGCGTGTGAATGGAATGGATGGAAATGGAAAACTTTTTTCCAACATCAGGAAAGTTTCATGAGATCTGTAGCAGATTTGACCCAATATTCTGTACATGAAGCTTTCATGTCTCACATAATACTTCAAAATAACTGcaactgtaaaaagaaaaatacatacctcacagtaactgcacttgaaAAGTCTCTTTCTGCTGTGGATCTGTTGATGTGCTCTCAGGGAATGTGGATCTTTAAAAGCCTtttcacacaggtcacatttgcaaggtctctcctcagtgtgggtaagCATGTGCCGCTGTAAGTCTTTGTATGTAACAAAACGTTtgtcacactgatcacagagccAAACATCATTGCCAGTGTGAATGCGTTGGTGGATATTTCTGCTGACTAGCCAGCGGaaggtttttccacaaatgtcgcagctgtacgccttaattccagagtgggtaacttgATGACTTTGTAAGTGGGTATTACGAGCAAACGTTTTACCACACTTATCACAGCTGtatggtttaactccactgtgggtgagttggtgtgtttttaagtttccaggctgggtaaaagactttccacacaactcacagctgtacgctttaattccactgtggatgagttggtgtatttttaagtttccaggatcgttaaaagactttccacattcatcacagctgtacgctttaattCCAGAGTGAGTAACTTGATGACGTCGTAAGTTGCTACTGTGATTAAAAaccttcccacactcatcacagctgtattttttctctccctttcttctgtgaggtttgtcggcctcctgagagcgctgacttctcgctccatgttggtcctgcagtgacagagatacaaacagagacagtgagtgaaatgcagtcgtggaacaaactgaacctgCCTCCATTAGTGGGATGAAAGAGGTCAACAAACACGTTGTAGGTGTGTTAccaccagtgatgggaataacggcgttacttttttcagtaacaagtaatctaactaattactattcctatcgttacaacgccgttacagttactaacaagaaaatgcggtcgGTTACTATTTtacaacaaacagacggttgaagctgtgttcagtttaccgcatcttatatcagctgcaggaagtagctATAAGTAATccggacgctacagctttaagcagctgcgcgctcccgcggacggtaatcacgatcactgtctagcacaacacctggagctcagggggcaaaacaatcgagtgctgctgtttgactgaggaagaataaagtagtcgtggtaagtcaatcacatgaccacttaaagacaaaacaacaaggtgccagtttataaattgtgttgataggccacgtaaaccagagtcatgattaACAAGATATACGTgacgttttttcctcaatagtttcgtcacgtttactgtctaaggacagcgctagcaagcactctctgcttatgagcaaaaaataaaaaaacaaaacaaaaaaacaggggaagttgtaggagtgagtgagagagagagagagagagagagagagagagagtgagttttgagatgtgagatttgtgacgtttagcgtgtttggagtgtgtagttaatgtgttgtcttgtgtagttagtgtgtagtgttgtggatagttttgtgttgtgtgtcagaacaatgaggcgactgctgtctccaggtagaaacagcagtgatacacctgctgctgtcagacctgcaggtatcaggctgtgatgttctcctttatagtggacagaaatgatttttttggagtggcacaaataatttgtggcatCTGTAACCCAGTTcctaaaatcatctcaaacaaaagagaagaaaaagcaaaatatttaatgttCATTGTTCTTACTGTCCTTGTTTAATAAAAGTGAAACGAGatcaatacatttatttaaacataaaaggGACACAGATTTATATATGATATGCTCTGGTCAAACAAGGGTTAAGTTTTCTCAGAAGGTTGATGAGCTCTGATGAGAGCCTATTGTTTTACTCCACTCCTCGCATGTCAGCCAATCGGTGAAGCTCTAGGCAGCTCTTGTCCCTCCTTAGTGCCAGCTCCCAAGTTTGCAGTCTCTTGCTTCTACAGCCGAACAGAGCAGGCGGACTAAAACTTTGTTATCGGTAAGCTGGAGAAATTAACATCTAACGAGTTAAAAAATTACCATCTAAACtgatatttttcacaaaatatgGTTTTGCACTTGTTGTCGTAGAGGGCAGAGCGAAACCGGAAGGTTTACTGAGCTGTGGCTTCATGTAAACGCTGA contains:
- the LOC120441714 gene encoding zinc finger protein 271-like; the protein is MTSTEKDQHGARSQRSQEADKPHRRKGEKKYSCDECGKVFNHSSNLRRHQVTHSGIKAYSCDECGKSFNDPGNLKIHQLIHSGIKAYSCELCGKSFTQPGNLKTHQLTHSGVKPYSCDKCGKTFARNTHLQSHQVTHSGIKAYSCDICGKTFRWLVSRNIHQRIHTGNDVWLCDQCDKRFVTYKDLQRHMLTHTEERPCKCDLCEKAFKDPHSLRAHQQIHSRKRLFKCSYCEKQSDTDGSSSQPCRHCGGGKVFRCDLCGKTFKHQENLKVHQRRHTGDKMNYCKECGKGFPTISELKNHELFHSGVKKHVCDLCGSSFTTAGDLKKHKVVHTREKPYKCRHCDRSFSYSGSRNNHERTHIEGNFSCDQCDKSFKNLSSYSTHKRSHAVNKLFHCYQCAKTFTSLSALHKHQRDHDNG